The following is a genomic window from Nostoc sp. HK-01.
CTATAGCTTCTTTTTTCCCGACTAATCCAGAAGATAAAGTTATTTTCATCCCTCATGATTCACTGTTTTTGGTTCCTTTCGTTGCACTGCAAGATGAAGATGGTAAATACTTAATTGAAAAACACACTATCCTGACAGCATCAGCTATTCAAGTTCTAAATTTAACTCGTCAACAACGGCAAAAAGTAAAGGGTAAGGATGTGTTAGTTATGGGTAATCCTATCATGCCCAAAGTTGGGATTCCACCTGTACAACTTCAGCCGCTATTGGGTGCAGAAAAAGAAGCGTTAACTATTGCTAATTTATTCAAAACTAAAGCTATCACTGGTAAAGATGCAACAAAAGCAGCTTTGAAAAAAAGATTATCCACTGCTAGGATTATTCATTTAGCAACGCATGGGTTATTGGATGATGCAGATAAGAGTATACCAAGTGCAATCGTCCTTGCACCCACCAGCAACGACGACGGTTTACTCACCCCTGCGGAAATTGTCGATTTACGCATCAACGCGGAATTAGTCGTTTTGAGTGCTTGTGACACAGGTAGAGGCACAATTACTGGTGATGGCGTAATTGGGTTGTCTCGTTCTTTGATTACTGCTGGTACACCAAGTGTAATTGTCTCTTTGTGGGCGGTTCCTGATTCACCGACATCGGAATTGATGACGGAGTTTTATCAACAGTGGCAAAAAAATTCTGATAAGGCGGTGGCGTTAAGAAATGCGATGCTAATTACGATGAAAAAGCATCCTCAGCCTCGTGATTGGGCGGCTTTTACGTTAATTGGTGAGTCTTAGTAAAGTGTTTTTATACGTAGAGGCGCAAAGAGGGAACGGAAAAAGTTTAAAGTATATTTTATCGGCGTTTATCGGCGATTAATTATGACTACTTCTACTTTTAATTTAAAAGTTCAACAATTTGATAAACTCTGTTCATTTGAACTATCTTGGGGTAAGGGTCAGCAACTCGGTGTGACACTAGCCTATCCTGATAACCTGAATTTGAAATACCAAGAATGGCAGCGAATTTATCTACGTTTTTATAACACAAAATTGCGAGGCAAAGTAGCTGAAATTGGTAGTTTTACTGCACCACCTGTTGATTGGCATTCGCAACTAGTCCAAGCAGAAGCGCAGCTTTTATCGGAATTTCATCACTGGTTACGCAGTGCAGAGTTATATGAAATTCGTGCAGAAATCGCTCAAGCAGCTAGGAAAGATAATTGTCTTGATGTTGATGTTTTTCTCACTTGCAATCCTTTAGATTTAGCACGATTCCCTTGGGAGATTTGGGAAATTGGTACGGAATTTAGTTCATCATCCAGTAAGATTCGGATTGTTCGCACACCAATAAATCGGCGAGAAACTGTTTCTAATTTTAATGATCGCCGTTCTGGTAAAGCCAGAATTTTAGTGATTCTCGGTGATGAAACTGGTTTAGACTTTCAAAAAGAAAAGCAGGCTATCAAGTTTTTAAAATCATTAGCAAATGTTGAATTTGTTGGTTGGCAACCTCAAGAAAGTATTCCGGAATTAAAAACTAAGATTGTTCAGGCGATCACCGCAGAATCAGGATGGGATATTTTATTATTTTTAGGTCACAGTAATGAGACTAATTTGACTGGGGGAGAAATAGCGGTCGCACCCAATACAGCTTTATCAATTGGTGAAATAGCACAGCCATTAACTATTGCTAAAACCAGAGGATTGCAGTTTGCTCTTTTCAATTCTTGCAATGGTTTAAGCATTGCTAATAAACTGATTGATTTAGGTTTAAGCCAAGTTGCAGTCATGCGCGAACCTATTCACAATCAAGTTGCTGGCGAGTTTTTATTACAATTTATCAAAGCTTTAGCTCAATATCAAGATGTTCATGAATCGCTAATTACAGCCGCTCAGCATCTGAAGTTAGAAAACTCTCTTACTTATCCAAGTGCTTATTTAATTCCCTCTTTATTTCGCCATCCAGAAGCAAGTTTATTTCGTCTTCAACCCTTTGGTATCAGGAAATTTATTAGATATTGGCAACCTAGCCGTCAAGAAGTGAGCGTCATTTCAATTTTATTAGTAATTAGTTTAATTGTACCTGTGCAAACTTTCTTATTACAGTGGCGTGTATGGGTACAGGCTGTCTATCGTAACATGACAAATCAATCTATCACCTCAACAAGTCCGCCACCAGTATTATTAGTACAAATTGATGAGGGTTCTATTATTAAAGCTAAAATATCTGATCCTAAACCAATTGATTATAAGTATTTAGCAAGTTTAATTGACCGACTCACAGCCGATAAAGCTAAAGTTATCGGTATTGATTATCTACTCTCTAGACATCAACCGCAAAGCGATCGCATTCTTGCTAAGTCTATTCAAACTGCTGTTAATTCTCCCAATCATACATTGTTTGTGTTTGCAGCCACTCGAAATAAGAACAAGCAGTGGCTACAACCATTGCCTGAAATTGCTAACTTTAACTGGAGTTTGGAAGGTGAAATTGAGTTTCATCCTTGGTATGTGTCATTATTACCTCATGATGATTTCCAAACTCAGCCTTGGAATTTTGCTAACTTATTAGTTTTGGGACAGCAATTACAGCAGTTTCCTGATAGACCACAGCTAAAACTAGATAGTAAAACTAATTATTTTCAACAGATTGGGGATTTTTTTATAGGTGATCAAAAATCTCAAGAAACTATTTTACAATCACCACGCTCGCGCCTGCAATTTGTAACAGCTTTGAGTTATTGGCTGAAGCAAATTTGGTTACATCCAATCGCTGATTTTTCAATTCCTCCAAATCAGGTATATCATACTATCCCTGCTTGGAAAATACTAGAAAATCAAACTCTACCTCAAAACTTACAGCAGCAAGTTGTGATTATTATCCCTGGTGGATATGACGAAGCTGGCATTTCTCAAGATGGAGAAGATAATTTCGCAGGTGCGAATTTACCACCAGCTATTAAATACTGGCAGCCTAACATTAATTTATTTACAGGTGGTGAGTATCACGCTTATATGGTACATCATTTACTGAATCAGAGATTGGTTGTACCGATTCCTGATTTCTGGATAACTGGCATAGCTTTATTTTTAGGAAAAATCCTATATTTACAACAAAAAAATAGAAAATATCGTTGGCAATGGTTGTTGTTGATGACAATATTTACAGGATTTTATGGAATAGTCAGCTTGCAGTTATACATTTCAACTACGGCGATACTTTTACCTTGGTTACTACCATCAATTGCTTTGTGGGGTTACTTTCTACCTAATGTTTTATCAAAGAAAAAATTATGAATAAACTACTGTTTCAGGCTTTAACACTATCAATAATAGCTTTGAGTACTACACCTGTTTTATCTAATCAAGCAAAACCTAACAGTAAAAAGCAACCACAGTCATTTATATCTTGGGTTTCGCAAGTTATTTTCAAAAAAGAACCGCCTATACAACCACGTAAAGGTGGTTCTCGCCCGGCTATATCTAATCCCGATGATATTTGTATGATTTCTCCAGATGAGCCAGGGACTCCTAGAATTGTTTGGAGTGATCGCCCTTTATTTATTTGGCGAGGTAAGGTTAAAAAAATAGTAGTAATTAATAAAAGTACTGGTAAAAAGTGGACTCAATCAGTAACTGAAACTCAAAATATTTCTACTTACACAGGAGATGAACCACTACAACCAGGACAAAATTATGAGTGGAAAGTGTTTTTCAAGGATAATGTTTCTTTAAAAGTTCCCTTTCAGCTAATGGAATCACAACAACGTGATCGCATTACCGCAGACTTAAGTAATTTAGAAAATCAACTCAAAGCAGAAGGGAAAGATACTGAAGTCATCGCTCTTGCCAAAGCGAAATACTTTGCTGAAAATCAATTATGGTCAGATGTCTTACAGCAAGTGTATTCTGTACAAACGCCTTCTGGAGAACTAGAGGAATTGTATAAAAATCTTCCTAACAAGTTATGCAATCCAGCTAATTAAAAACAGCATTAAAAGTGAACAGGGAGCAAGATGGTTTGGGAAAGGGATTTAACCCCAACCCAAACAAGCAACTTAAAGAAGATAAGGTTTTACACTCTGATTGAGAGCAGGAAACTGTTACCTTTTCCCTTCTTCAATAATTTAAATTGTGAGAATTCGCAGTGTCTCAACACTTGACTTCTTTGATAAGTTAGGGTTCTTGTTTCTATGGCGCTTACCTTGCGGGTACTCCTTCTTTTCTAAAAATGCTACACGAACGGAGGACTAGTAAGAGTAGTTACCTTACATCTATGCGCGAGACAAAAAACTTAATTTTAAAATTTTTCACCTCCGCCAAATTTTTTGCATATCTTTAAACACTTCAGAGATATGTAAGTGTAAGCCAATAAATCAACTTCTGAACAAGTTGGAAACCCAGTATTTTAGGAGATATAGCAATGAAAGGTTTGAAATTAGCGGTAGCCATGATTGCATTAGCAACAATGACTCTTACCCCTAAAGCTGAAGCCAAAAGCTTATTTCAAAATCAACCAACATCCACAGTAACCGCACAAGTCCCCAACTCGCTAACTGAAAACAGCAACGACACTGAAGCTTACCTTAAACGAGGAATTGAGCTTTTAGAGTCAAAAGACTATCAAGGAGCTATTGATGAATTTAACAAAATTCTGGAGATTGAACCTAAAAATATTTATGCTTACCTTGGAAGAGGTGCTGCCAAGATGTATCTAGAACAATATCAAGCAGCAAAGACAGACTTTGACACAGCCTTAGAGATTACTCCTGATATTTCTTTAGCTTACTATTTTCGTGGTTTTACCAATTATGCCTTAAAAGATAAACCAGCAGCGATTGCTGATTTACGCAAAGCATCCACACTATTTAAACAAGAAAACAAACTCGACTTAGCTCAAAAAGTGGACAGCGCGGCTAAAGAGATAGAAGCTAGCTAAAGCATTGCATAATTTTTATGACTGATGCAACAACCGGGTTTTTTAGAGACTTGTACAAACCCGGTTTTATTTCATACTGAAAAACATAAGTTTTCAACTATCAGTACACATAACAAAATAATGCCAATATGAAAAAAATTCTGGCTTACTTTGTACAATCAATTTGTCTAGGTATTCTCGCTGTTACATACTTATCTAATATCAAAGTTTTAGCGCAAACTATAAATGTTGATCACACATCAATTACAGAAACCCCAAAATCTACCTCTAACCGCTTACAGAAATTACTCATTGACCAGAATAAACCTGAAGCAGCGTTAGAAATTTCCGAACGTAGCCGTAATCGCTCATTACTAGATATGCTAGGTGAACGCTCGTTTACATCAGCCGCTACCCCTTTAAGTACAGAGCAAATTAAACAAGTTGCTAAACAACAAAATGCCACACTTGTTCAGTATTCAATTATTAATGAGGAATTCATCATTGCAGGTAAAAAGCAAACGAAAGAATCACAACTGTATATTTGGGTGATTCAACCTACAGGTGACATTGCATTTCGTAGCGTTGACTTAAAACCACTGTGGCAAAAAGAAAACACATCTTTAACTGATTTAATTACTCGTACTCGTAGGACTATGGGTGTTAGCAGTAGTTATCTTAAAGGCATTTTTATTGATAAGCAACCCAATCAGAAAACTAATGCTAATCAACAATTGCAAAAACTGCATCAAATATTAATTGCACCTATCTTAGACGTATTACCAACTCAAGCAAACGCACACATTATTTTCACTCCCCAAGGAGAATTATTTTCTGTACCTTTCGCAGCATTGAAAGATACCTCAAATCTTGCACCTGATAAAAAGAGACAGTATTAACCGAAGAGGAGGAAATAAAAATCACATCCAAATCTGAATGAGCAAATCAAAGTACTGAGATAATAAATAACCGATAAGATACATAAATTGATTGCTAACATACACAAAACAAGCAGTAATTAAATCTGCACAGAGAGCATTTAAATTTATCAGTAAAAATGCGAAAAAGGGCGTATTAAACAACATAAACAGCAAGAACTATGGAAACAATTCTTGCCCACGCCCATTCTTTAATGTACACCATCCTAGCTTTGATGCCCACTCACTATCAACGAGATAGTTTAGAAGCAATGCTGGGATTATTTCTAGAAGCGCAAGGAAGACCTTTACCACATTACAGTAAAACTAAATCAGAAAGTGCTTTAAGCCGATTTTTGAACCATTATAACTGGTCTACTCGTCAGATAATTCGTCATCTACGTGCCTTCGTGATTGAACTAATTTTGAGCCAATGTACACGAGGACGTAAACCATTATTACAAGTAATTATAGATGTAACTACGTTAGAAAAAACGGGTAAATTTAAGGCTTTTAAGCATTTAATTACTGTCTACAATCATAAACGTGGCTTGCATTTAGTTGTCTTGTATTTAGTTGTTGGACATTGGCGTATTCCTTGGAATTTTCGCGTGTGGAGAGGCAAAGGTACAACGACTCCGGCTCAATTAGCTTTAAAGATGGTACGTAGCTTACCGAGACAACTTACTCGGCAATTTCAAGTAAAAATCCTCGCTGATGCTGCCTTTGGTACAGTCGAATTTATTCATGGTATTCGTAAACTTAAATACCACGCTATTCTCGGAATTGGTTGTAATCGTAAATTGGTTGATGGTCGTTCCGTCAAGTATTTGCACCATCGCGGACAGCAAGTTAGACTAGTTGGTTTAAATGTAACTGTTTCTGTTTCTTGGTATTATTTTAAAACTGATAAAGGTGTGTTTTTAAAGAGATATGTTATTTCTACAACACCACTCAAGCCTTGCACCATCAATTGGTGGGGTAAACGAAGATGGCAAATAGAAGGATGGTTTAAAACTGCTAAACATCGCTTTGGTTTAGATAAATTTGGACAATGTACTCTCTTGGGCATTTATCGTTGGTTAATCTTATCTTTGACTGCCTTTTTATTAGCTCATTGGACTTATTTAGCTCGATATTATCCTCATACTCTCGATTGGGGTCATGCTGCTTTTCTTGCTCTTTCCACTTTCTTCCCTGTTTTATTATTGTCTCTATTATTACTTGACATTGAACGTCTTCGACCTCTAGCACTTAGTCACGGAATTGACATTACTATTTCCAGGTGCAAGATCTGAGATACCAAAGGTAAATACTTAATTGAGCAGCATACCATTGCCACTGCACCCTCTATTCAAGCATTAGATTTACTTTATCAACGACAACAGAAAATTCAAGGGTTAGCTAAAGATGTATTAATTGTCGGCAATCCTACCATGCCCCGCGTCGCCCTTAAGCCTGGAGAACCTCCCCGAAAGCTATCGCAACTACCAGGTGCAGAAAAAGAAGCCAAACAAATAGCAGCGATTTATCATACCCAAGCACTCACCGGTGATGCAGCCACTGAAACCGCAGTTGTCCAAAAAATGCCCCAAGCTAAAATTATCCACCTAGCAACATGTCATAACTCATTAGGAACATCTGATGGACTTGCACTTGCACCATCAAAACAAGATGATGGCTTGCTAACATCTGAAGAAATTCTGAACTTGAAACTCAAAGCAGAGTTAGTTGTGCTGAGTAGCAATGATACAGCACTAGGCAAAATTACTGCTGATGGTGTAATTGGCTTATCTCGTTCTTTTTTTATCGCTGGTGTTCCCAGTGTAATTGCTTCTTTGGGGGCTACCTCAGATGAAAAAACAGCATTTTTAATGACTCAGTTTTATAAAAAATTCAGTAAAAGTTCAGATAAAGCAGTAGCCTTGCGTTATGCGATGCTAGAAACTAAGAAAAAATATCCAGAGCCAATATATTGGGCTAGTTTTACCCTCATTGGTTTGTTGTAATAAGAGTAAATTGTGAGAAAATTTATGATTTATCGCTGGCAAAGTTTGACTCTTCTATCTTTAGTATTTTATCTAATATTTCCCATTCCATTCGATTTACAGTCAGTAGGAATATCACAGGTATTAGCGCAGAATTCAAATCCTCGTAAAGCTGAAGCAGATAAGTTAATTAAACAAGGTTATGAGCTTGATGATAATAATCAACCCCAAGCTGCTTTACAAGCTTTTCAGACAGCTTTATCTATATATCAAGAAATAAAAGACAAACACGGAGAAAGCAAAGCTCTTAATTTTATCGGCATTATTTACTCTGATGACTTTGATGAATATAACCAAGCTATTACTTACTATCAACAAGCTTTAGAAATTGCTCGAAAAATCAATGATAATACTTTAGAAGCCAAAGCTTTAAATAATTTAGGCTTGGCTAACTTTCGTTTAGGGAATTCTCAACATGCAATTGAATATTGTAAACAAGGGTTAGCAGTTGCGCAACGAAATAAGAACTATGAAACAGAGGCAATTGTACTTAAAAGTCTAGCCGCAATCTATTTTGGTACTGATACTGATAAAGAGCTTAATTTTTTAGGTCAATCTTTAACTGTGTTAGAAAAAGCTAGCGGTAATGCTGAAGATAAACTACGTCAAAATAAACTAAAATTTAGTATTTTAATTCACATGGGAAACATTTATTATTTCCTTTGTGGAGCTAAAAAGCAGGCTGATGATTCAGAAAGGAAAGAATTATTAGATAAGTCGCTCAAATATTATCAAAATGGTTTAAAAATTGCTCAAGAAGTAGGCGACCGTCCTAAACAAGGAAAAGCTCTCTTGAGCCTGGGAGACTTATACCACCTCAACAGTCAATATACTAAATCATCAGAAATTGTTCAGCAAGAATCTGCTAAAGCTATAGAAAGTTTTCAACAAGCAATAAAAATTTTTACAACAAATAAAAATTTTCGCTCTCAAGCTAGATTAGCTTACATGAAGTTAGGTGATGTTTACTACAGATGGAGTAAAAAAGAGGAGGCTTTAAAAGCTTATCAGGAAGCATTAAACATTATTAAAATAGAAGTTCCTATTTCTCCATACAATAAACTTGAACAGGATGTACAACAAGGATTGATATTAATTAGCATTGGTAATATTTATGCTAACACTAGTCAGTATGAGCAAGCATTAGTAACATACAAACCAGCATTAGAAACTTTAAATTTAGCTCTGAGAGAAGCTAAAAAAATTAGTACCCCTGCTAAACAGATTCAAATACTAATAATTCAATTAAAAATTGAAGAAATTTATGGGCAATTGTGTATAGTATACAAATTTATGGGGCAATATGAAGCTAGTAAAAAAGCTTGTCAGGATAGTATAAATTTTGATATAAATTTTCCTTTGACCAAGTATTTATCTAACAAGAGTAAACTTTTAAATAAAGCAGCTAAATCTCCAGCATATGTAAAGGAAGTACAAAAATTGCAAGATGCAGTGGAGAGCTTGCAGCAATCTCAAGCTTCGAGAAGCCCAGCTTTTATTAGACTTATCCGAAAACTTTAAAGCCAGACTGTTCAAAGCTTTGAGACAAAACTTTGATATCTTCATAAAGACGTAATTACAAGGGGTTGAGATAGTTAGTGATAGTATATAAGCATAATAATCAACTCCTTTTCTTTCAAATTCTAGAGTTATTTTTAGTAGCTAAATCAGTAAAACTAAACTACCAATTTTTAGCTTAACCAACCTATATACTGTTAAAATAGTTTGTTCATAAGTATCGAGTTTTAAGTGTAATCACTCCTGAGCAACTCAGAGTATTTTAAGTAATCGAATCAAATGTTTAATAAATATCCGATTACCAGAAAAAGCTTTGTTTTCATCTTTTTGCTGTTGAGTTAATTCTCTTTTTGGTTTCTTTTTGTGAGGAGTAGTGATATTTTTGCCACCTTGGAAACCTTTATCATCTAAAAATCGTTGAGACTTATCAAATTTTTTCTGTAATTGACGAAATAATTTTATATCTGCTGTTGGACTAAGCTAATCGTCGTTTAAATTTCACAATATTCATAGTGAAAAAAGCTGGAAACCCTCTCTCCTGCTTCCTGCCCCCATGCGGCCTGAATGTGCAAATTAAATGCTCAACAGCTTATTCTGAAAATGACGGTTTACCACTTTTGTCAGGTTGTGTGACTGATGTCAGGCTACAGCAGGAATTATTAATTCACCGCTTTGGCTTTAAAACCCAACGGTTGGTGGCGGCGGTTAGTGGTGAGGGGGCTGGTGCGATATATTGTTTCTCTCTGAAACCAGGATGTTTGGCAATTAACAAAAATAAACAAATCTGATTGTGTTCAAAAACACTAAGATTTCACCATTCACCAACTGCAATTTGCATAACCCCCTTAAGCATGAGAAATATATAGGAATAATTCATTAGCTTTTCCTCTGGTGGATTGTAGTTGCAATTGGTATGAATACTATGCGCGGTCGCACAAGCAAAATCATCTTAATAGCCTTAAGTACTTTCCTGGTAGCAATTGCACCGACATGGCCACAGAATTTTTCCAGGTTTTTGTTTGCACCCCAAGTGTTAGCGCAAACATCAAATCAGCGGCAAACTGAAACTGTCTCTGGTAATTTCATTGATTACTTCGCTCAGGAAAGAGAAATTAAAGCACATGAGGGTAGTGTCAACAGTGCCAGTTTTAGTCCTGACGCTAAGTTAATTGTCACGGCTGGTGCTGATAATATTGCCCGTATCTGGGATTTTTCTGGTAAGCAGGTAGCAGAATTAATTGGGCATCAAGGCAATGTTAAAACTGCAAATTTTAACCCAGATGGGAAGATGATTGTTACTGCATCTTTTGATGGTACTGCCCGTATTTGGGACGCTTCCGGCAAACAGCTAGTTGAACTAAAAGGGCATCAAGGTAATGTTCACAGTGCGAATTTTA
Proteins encoded in this region:
- a CDS encoding putative Chase2 sensor protein, which encodes MTTSTFNLKVQQFDKLCSFELSWGKGQQLGVTLAYPDNLNLKYQEWQRIYLRFYNTKLRGKVAEIGSFTAPPVDWHSQLVQAEAQLLSEFHHWLRSAELYEIRAEIAQAARKDNCLDVDVFLTCNPLDLARFPWEIWEIGTEFSSSSSKIRIVRTPINRRETVSNFNDRRSGKARILVILGDETGLDFQKEKQAIKFLKSLANVEFVGWQPQESIPELKTKIVQAITAESGWDILLFLGHSNETNLTGGEIAVAPNTALSIGEIAQPLTIAKTRGLQFALFNSCNGLSIANKLIDLGLSQVAVMREPIHNQVAGEFLLQFIKALAQYQDVHESLITAAQHLKLENSLTYPSAYLIPSLFRHPEASLFRLQPFGIRKFIRYWQPSRQEVSVISILLVISLIVPVQTFLLQWRVWVQAVYRNMTNQSITSTSPPPVLLVQIDEGSIIKAKISDPKPIDYKYLASLIDRLTADKAKVIGIDYLLSRHQPQSDRILAKSIQTAVNSPNHTLFVFAATRNKNKQWLQPLPEIANFNWSLEGEIEFHPWYVSLLPHDDFQTQPWNFANLLVLGQQLQQFPDRPQLKLDSKTNYFQQIGDFFIGDQKSQETILQSPRSRLQFVTALSYWLKQIWLHPIADFSIPPNQVYHTIPAWKILENQTLPQNLQQQVVIIIPGGYDEAGISQDGEDNFAGANLPPAIKYWQPNINLFTGGEYHAYMVHHLLNQRLVVPIPDFWITGIALFLGKILYLQQKNRKYRWQWLLLMTIFTGFYGIVSLQLYISTTAILLPWLLPSIALWGYFLPNVLSKKKL
- a CDS encoding TPR repeat-containing protein, producing the protein MIYRWQSLTLLSLVFYLIFPIPFDLQSVGISQVLAQNSNPRKAEADKLIKQGYELDDNNQPQAALQAFQTALSIYQEIKDKHGESKALNFIGIIYSDDFDEYNQAITYYQQALEIARKINDNTLEAKALNNLGLANFRLGNSQHAIEYCKQGLAVAQRNKNYETEAIVLKSLAAIYFGTDTDKELNFLGQSLTVLEKASGNAEDKLRQNKLKFSILIHMGNIYYFLCGAKKQADDSERKELLDKSLKYYQNGLKIAQEVGDRPKQGKALLSLGDLYHLNSQYTKSSEIVQQESAKAIESFQQAIKIFTTNKNFRSQARLAYMKLGDVYYRWSKKEEALKAYQEALNIIKIEVPISPYNKLEQDVQQGLILISIGNIYANTSQYEQALVTYKPALETLNLALREAKKISTPAKQIQILIIQLKIEEIYGQLCIVYKFMGQYEASKKACQDSINFDINFPLTKYLSNKSKLLNKAAKSPAYVKEVQKLQDAVESLQQSQASRSPAFIRLIRKL
- a CDS encoding TPR repeat-containing protein, which translates into the protein MKGLKLAVAMIALATMTLTPKAEAKSLFQNQPTSTVTAQVPNSLTENSNDTEAYLKRGIELLESKDYQGAIDEFNKILEIEPKNIYAYLGRGAAKMYLEQYQAAKTDFDTALEITPDISLAYYFRGFTNYALKDKPAAIADLRKASTLFKQENKLDLAQKVDSAAKEIEAS